A genomic region of Podarcis raffonei isolate rPodRaf1 chromosome 13, rPodRaf1.pri, whole genome shotgun sequence contains the following coding sequences:
- the PCK2 gene encoding phosphoenolpyruvate carboxykinase [GTP], mitochondrial, with protein sequence MGRARTWVSSPFLFKSGARTPGSILRCEGAAGRGDAMPAPYTRILGLGASSLRCWSVAPVRWAHAPRVLHGDLGRLSSRVKEFVDHGVRLCQPDSVHICDGTEKENVKILNYLESEGVIKPLGKYENCWLAKTDPKDVARVESRTVIVTENQRDTVPIPGPGVKGQLGNWMNPQTFKGAVDERFPGCMKGRTMYVIPYSMGPIGSPLSKIGIQLTDSAYVVASMRIMTRMGTAALRTLGDGEFVKCLHSVGRPLPLEDELVNNWPCNPEKTLIAHVPERREIVSFGSGYGGNSLLGKKCFALRIASCIAKDEGWLAEHMLILGLTNPEGKKKYVAAAFPSACGKTNLAMMNPTLPGWRVECVGDDIAWMKFDSDGRLRAINPENGFFGVAPGTSTRTNPNAMHTIQRNTIFTNVAETSEGGVYWEGIDQMIPAGVTISTWQGKPWKPGDAGPAAHPNSRFCAPARQCPIMDPDWESPKGVPIDAIIFGGRRPAGVPLVYEAFNWRHGVFVGSAMRSESTAAAEHKGKVIMHDPFAMRPFFGYNFGRYLEHWLSMEGRKGVRLPKIFHVNWFRKDAAGNFLWPGFGENSRVLDWIFRRVDGEESAKETPIGYIPKDGALDLTGLSKVNYQELFSLPKEFWEQEVREVRQYLTEQVNEDLPKEVMKELEALEARVKKM encoded by the exons CCTTGGAGCCTCGTCTCTCAGATGTTGGTCTGTAGCCCCAGTGCGCTGGGCGCATGCCCCACGGGTGCTCCACGGGGACCTGGGCAGACTTTCAAGCCGGGTGAAGGAGTTTGTGGACCACGGGGTGCGACTCTGCCAGCCGGACAGCGTCCACATCTGCGACGGCACTGAGAAGGAGAACGTCAAAATCTTGAACTACCTGGAGTCCGAAGGCGTCATCAAGCCACTGGGGAAATACGAGAACTG CTGGCTAGCCAAGACAGACCCCAAGGATGTCGCACGAGTGGAGAGCCGTACGGTCATTGTGACGGAAAACCAGAGGGACACAGTACCCATTCCTGGGCCGGGGGTCAAAGGGCAGCTGGGCAACTGGATGAACCCCCAAACATTCAAGGGAGCAGTGGATGAGCGTTTTCCTGGCTGCATGAAAG GCCGCACCATGTACGTCATCCCCTACAGCATGGGGCCCATCGGCTCGCCTCTCTCCAAGATCGGCATCCAGCTCACGGACTCAGCCTACGTGGTCGCTAGCATGCGGATCATGACCCGGATGGGCACGGCCGCTCTCCGCACGCTCGGCGACGGGGAGTTTGTCAAGTGCTTGCATTCGGTGGGGCGACCTTTACCCCTGGAAG ATGAATTGGTGAACAACTGGCCGTGCAACCCCGAGAAGACCCTCATAGCGCATGTCCCAGAACGCCGAGAAATCGTCTCCTTCGGCAGTGGCTACGGGGGCAACTCCCTCCTGGGCAAGAAATGTTTCGCCTTGCGCATTGCCTCTTGCATTGCCAAAGACGAGGGCTGGCTGGCAGAGCATATGCTG ATCCTGGGACTCACAAACCCAGAGGGGAAGAAGAAGTACGTGGCTGCAGCCTTCCCCAGCGCCTGCGGAAAGACCAACTTGGCCATGATGAACCCCACGCTTCCCGGCTGGAGGGTGGAGTGCGTGGGGGACGACATTGCATGGATGAAGTTCGACAGTGACG GCCGCTTGCGGGCCATCAACCCCGAGAACGGCTTTTTTGGGGTGGCGCCTGGCACGTCCACCAGAACCAACCCCAACGCCATGCACACCATCCAGCGGAACACCATTTTCACCAACGTGGCCGAGACCAGCGAAGGGGGAGTCTACTGGGAGGGCATCGACCAGATGATCCCCGCAGGAGTGACCATCAGCACCTGGCAGGGCAAGCCttggaaaccag GTGACGCGGGGCCGGCTGCCCACCCCAACTCACGCTTCTGTGCGCCAGCCCGCCAGTGCCCTATCATGGACCCGGACTGGGAGTCCCCCAAGGGGGTCCCTATCGATGCCATCATCTTTGGGGGCAGGAGACCTGCAG GCGTGCCCCTGGTGTACGAAGCCTTCAACTGGCGCCACGGTGTCTTCGTGGGCAGTGCAATGAGATCGGAATCCACCGCAGCCGCTGAACACAAAG GCAAGGTCATCATGCACGACCCCTTCGCCATGCGCCCGTTCTTCGGCTACAACTTTGGCCGCTATCTGGAGCACTGGCTGAGCATGGAGGGCCGTAAGGGAGTCCGCCTTCCCAAGATCTTCCATGTCAACTGGTTCCGGAAGGATGCGGCCGGGAACTTCTTGTGGCCGGGCTTCGGGGAGAACTCCCGTGTCCTCGACTGGATCTTCCGCCGCGTCGACGGAGAGGAGAGCGCCAAGGAGACGCCCATTGGCTACATCCCCAAAGATGGCGCCTTAGACCTGACAGGCCTCAGCAAGGTGAACTACCAGGAGCTTTTCTCACtgcccaaggaattctgggaacaaGAAGTGAGGGAAGTGAGGCAGTACCTGACGGAACAAGTGAACGAGGACCTGCCCAAGGAAGTGATGAAGGAACTGGAAGCCTTGGAAGCCCGGGTGAAGAAGATGTGA